In Tachysurus fulvidraco isolate hzauxx_2018 chromosome 25, HZAU_PFXX_2.0, whole genome shotgun sequence, the following proteins share a genomic window:
- the tmem14ca gene encoding transmembrane protein 14C: MMAVDWVGYGYAALVASGGVMGYVKAGSVPSLAAGLLFGGLAGFGAYNMSQNSENIWVSLATSGTLAALMGKRFYNSRKIMPAGIVAGASILMLAKLGVGVLQKPQDS, from the exons ATGATGGCTGTTGACTGGGTTGGATATGGATATGCAGCCCTCGTTGCCTCTGGAGGAGTCATGGGTTATGTCAAAGCAG GCAGTGTCCCTTCTTTGGCAGCTGGACTGTTATTTGGAGGTCTAGCAGGTTTTGGTGCCTACAATATGTCACAAAACTCTGAAAACATTTGGGTGTCTTTAG CTACATCAGGAACCTTGGCTGCTCTCATGGGGAAAAGATTTTACAACTCTCGGAAGATAATGCCTGCGGGTATAGTGGCTGGAGCAAG TATTCTGATGCTGGCAAAGCTTGGTGTTGGAGTCCTGCAGAAGCCTCAAGATTCATAA